One region of Bdellovibrio bacteriovorus genomic DNA includes:
- a CDS encoding GGDEF domain-containing response regulator, with amino-acid sequence MSFENSSKQPKSRRILVIDDDKDSLEILLEPLRWEGYDARGVTTEKEAHNLIETWIPQVVILDWMAPSMAGLRVLKTIRERLNHVSCVFVSENSSTEAIIEALDSGADDYIVKPFVPLELLARIRTQLRIRDLHEQLLYANEKLKELVDTDDLTGLYNMRSLYQRLDFEMERGRRFHRDVCVVMMDMDYFKTVNDGHDHLFGSYVLSEVGKIIRANTRNIDIPARYGGDEFLVVLTETNHEGAMYFCERLRENIQKTTFRNGEDSIKLTASVGFAITIPGENISARELVRRADHALYDAKRGGRNMVCYYKPEQAPVVELKSAAQKRRKAAG; translated from the coding sequence ATGAGTTTTGAAAACAGCTCCAAACAACCTAAAAGTCGCCGCATTCTAGTAATCGACGACGATAAAGACAGCTTAGAGATTCTTTTAGAACCTCTGAGATGGGAAGGCTATGACGCTCGTGGTGTCACCACTGAAAAAGAAGCGCACAACCTTATCGAGACTTGGATTCCTCAGGTTGTCATCCTGGACTGGATGGCTCCGTCCATGGCGGGCTTAAGAGTTCTAAAAACCATACGTGAAAGACTGAATCACGTTTCTTGTGTGTTCGTTTCTGAAAATTCCAGCACTGAAGCGATTATTGAAGCCCTGGATTCAGGTGCCGACGATTACATTGTAAAACCTTTTGTTCCTCTTGAATTATTAGCTCGCATCCGTACGCAATTGCGTATTCGTGACTTGCATGAGCAACTTCTTTACGCCAACGAAAAACTGAAAGAGCTTGTTGATACCGACGACTTAACGGGTCTGTACAATATGCGTTCGCTTTATCAGCGTTTGGATTTCGAGATGGAGCGTGGTCGCCGTTTCCACCGTGACGTCTGTGTTGTCATGATGGATATGGATTATTTCAAAACTGTGAATGATGGACACGATCACTTGTTCGGAAGTTACGTTCTTTCCGAAGTGGGTAAAATCATTCGCGCCAACACTCGCAATATCGACATCCCGGCTCGTTACGGTGGAGACGAATTCCTGGTTGTTTTGACGGAAACCAATCACGAAGGCGCTATGTACTTCTGTGAACGTTTGCGTGAGAACATTCAGAAGACGACTTTCCGTAATGGAGAGGACTCAATCAAATTAACGGCTTCTGTGGGTTTTGCCATCACCATCCCTGGTGAAAATATCAGTGCCCGCGAGCTGGTTCGCCGTGCCGACCATGCGCTTTATGATGCGAAACGTGGCGGTCGCAATATGGTTTGTTATTACAAGCCAGAACAGGCTCCTGTGGTGGAACTCAAGTCTGCCGCGCAAAAACGCCGAAAAGCAGCAGGTTAG
- a CDS encoding cation diffusion facilitator family transporter: MASDILSDSANKIRNRAAWISAIASFLIFALKMGAYRITGSTAVLSDALESIVNVVASLVALYVVRFAAQPADHEHPYGHGKAESFSSAFEGGLIFFAALMIIYESIKALIYHEPTQQLEIGLLVVAVAALLNLGLGLYLKHIGKTHHSDALKASGAHVISDVLTTAGVMVGLGLVLLTDLQWIDPVVAILVGLQLAYSGYKIVRESLGILMDEQDEEILEDLTDVLAKCREPGVIDIHHLRIIRSGRFHHVDAHMVIPEYWDIVKAHDLIHRYESCVVAAYKFDGELAFHLDPCKKSYCRACDVLTCPIRQQPYESLRPFTVKSLTDGPRPTNQGAYDNPGST; the protein is encoded by the coding sequence ATGGCGTCAGACATTCTTTCAGACTCAGCAAATAAAATTAGAAATCGAGCCGCATGGATTTCCGCCATCGCAAGTTTTTTGATATTTGCCTTAAAGATGGGCGCTTATCGTATTACCGGCTCGACCGCCGTTTTATCCGATGCTCTTGAAAGTATTGTGAACGTCGTGGCCTCTTTAGTAGCTTTGTATGTCGTTCGTTTTGCCGCTCAACCTGCCGATCATGAACATCCTTATGGACATGGTAAAGCAGAGTCTTTTAGTTCGGCCTTTGAAGGTGGTCTGATCTTCTTTGCGGCCTTGATGATTATTTACGAGAGTATCAAGGCCCTGATCTATCACGAGCCGACTCAACAACTCGAGATCGGTTTGTTAGTGGTCGCGGTTGCAGCTTTGTTAAATTTGGGTCTTGGGCTTTATTTAAAACACATCGGTAAAACTCATCATTCTGACGCTCTTAAAGCCAGTGGTGCTCATGTCATTTCGGATGTGCTTACGACTGCAGGCGTGATGGTGGGGCTGGGTTTGGTTCTGCTGACGGATCTTCAGTGGATAGATCCTGTTGTCGCTATCTTGGTCGGATTGCAGCTGGCATATTCCGGATACAAAATTGTACGTGAATCCCTAGGTATTTTGATGGACGAGCAGGATGAGGAAATCTTAGAGGATCTCACAGATGTTTTGGCGAAATGTCGCGAGCCCGGCGTGATTGATATTCATCATTTACGCATCATTCGTTCGGGACGTTTTCATCACGTTGATGCTCACATGGTCATTCCTGAATATTGGGATATCGTGAAAGCACATGATCTGATTCATCGCTATGAATCTTGTGTGGTGGCGGCTTATAAGTTTGATGGAGAGCTCGCTTTTCACTTAGACCCATGTAAAAAATCCTACTGCCGCGCTTGCGATGTCTTGACGTGCCCTATTCGACAGCAGCCCTATGAGAGTTTGCGTCCGTTCACAGTGAAAAGCTTGACCGACGGCCCTCGTCCGACTAATCAAGGGGCCTATGACAATCCCGGTTCCACGTAG
- the trmB gene encoding tRNA (guanine(46)-N(7))-methyltransferase TrmB: MTIPVPRRRINITKDLPNQNAYTLALNGEYAHVAFDELRAPLNKGKWRSDVFKADAALPMDVEVGTGNGTYFAHHAKTHSQRLLVGLELKYKPLIQTIRRAVTDGCKNAAIARYHAFNIEELFTEGEIDNVYIHFPDPWTSPKKPKNRFVCKQNLDILYRLQKPGSFINFKTDSLVYFLWAMDEIRQSSYKIIFETQDLHNSEMKDQNFETAFEKIFLREGIKINFVRLQKV; encoded by the coding sequence ATGACAATCCCGGTTCCACGTAGACGAATCAATATCACTAAAGATTTACCAAACCAAAACGCCTATACCTTGGCGTTGAACGGTGAGTATGCTCACGTTGCCTTTGACGAGCTTCGTGCTCCTCTGAATAAAGGCAAATGGCGTTCGGATGTTTTTAAAGCCGATGCGGCTTTGCCAATGGACGTGGAAGTCGGAACGGGGAACGGAACTTACTTCGCTCATCATGCGAAGACTCACTCACAACGTCTGCTGGTGGGATTAGAGCTTAAGTATAAGCCTTTGATCCAAACTATTCGTCGCGCGGTGACCGATGGCTGCAAAAACGCGGCGATCGCTCGCTATCACGCCTTCAATATCGAAGAGCTTTTCACTGAAGGTGAGATTGACAATGTTTACATCCACTTTCCAGATCCTTGGACTTCGCCTAAGAAACCCAAGAATCGTTTTGTTTGTAAGCAAAACTTGGATATTCTGTATCGCTTGCAGAAGCCGGGTTCCTTCATCAATTTCAAAACAGACTCTTTGGTTTATTTCTTGTGGGCGATGGATGAAATCCGTCAGTCTTCTTACAAGATTATTTTTGAAACTCAGGATTTGCATAATTCTGAAATGAAAGACCAAAATTTCGAAACTGCATTCGAAAAGATCTTCTTGCGTGAAGGTATTAAAATTAATTTCGTGCGCCTGCAAAAAGTTTAA
- a CDS encoding 2Fe-2S iron-sulfur cluster-binding protein has translation MPLISFKKNRPAFEVPSGANLMKSLLEAGLPVASSCDGDGVCAKCKITIVEGKENLTPENETEAFLRESKDLPKDVRISCQTQVIGDVTVDATYW, from the coding sequence ATGCCTTTGATTTCGTTTAAAAAAAATCGTCCCGCTTTCGAGGTTCCTTCGGGGGCAAACCTGATGAAATCTCTTCTTGAAGCCGGCCTCCCCGTCGCTTCAAGTTGCGATGGTGATGGTGTTTGCGCCAAGTGCAAGATCACCATTGTGGAAGGCAAAGAGAATTTGACCCCGGAAAACGAAACCGAGGCCTTCTTAAGGGAGTCTAAAGATCTGCCAAAAGATGTTCGCATTAGCTGCCAAACTCAAGTGATTGGCGACGTCACCGTCGATGCAACGTACTGGTAA
- the trxB gene encoding thioredoxin-disulfide reductase yields the protein MTQDTKVENVIIIGSGPAGLTAAVYTSRANLEPLMIEGEEAGGQLMTTTEVENFPGFEHGITGPDLITVMRKQAERFGTRFITRNVTKVDFSQRPFKVWIGDKLHLAKSIIISTGASAKYLGLPSERQYSNRGVSACATCDGAFFRNQEIGVVGGGDTAMEEATFLTRFASKVYVIHRRDHFRASKIMAERVMKNPKIEVLWNTEVTEVMGDGKSMTSAKIRDVNTGEVKDLGITGLFLAIGHKPNTDLFKGMLDMNETGYLITQPNTTYTNIPGVFAAGDVQDHVYRQAITAAGTGCMAAIDAERWLEAQGSH from the coding sequence ATGACTCAAGATACTAAAGTTGAAAACGTGATTATTATCGGCTCAGGCCCTGCAGGTTTGACAGCGGCTGTTTACACATCTCGCGCGAATTTAGAACCATTGATGATCGAGGGCGAAGAAGCCGGTGGTCAATTGATGACGACAACAGAAGTGGAAAACTTCCCTGGCTTTGAGCATGGAATCACGGGACCTGATCTTATCACAGTGATGAGAAAACAAGCCGAAAGATTTGGAACTCGCTTTATCACTCGCAACGTGACGAAAGTGGATTTCTCGCAACGTCCATTCAAAGTTTGGATTGGTGACAAACTTCATTTAGCAAAATCAATCATCATTTCAACAGGCGCCAGTGCGAAGTACTTGGGTCTTCCTTCAGAAAGACAGTATTCAAACCGTGGGGTATCCGCGTGTGCAACTTGTGACGGGGCTTTCTTCCGCAACCAAGAAATTGGTGTTGTCGGTGGTGGTGACACAGCGATGGAAGAGGCCACTTTCCTAACTCGTTTTGCTTCTAAAGTTTATGTGATCCATAGACGCGATCATTTCCGCGCTTCCAAAATCATGGCTGAACGTGTGATGAAAAATCCAAAGATCGAAGTTCTTTGGAACACGGAAGTCACCGAAGTTATGGGCGATGGCAAAAGCATGACAAGCGCTAAGATCAGAGACGTCAACACGGGTGAGGTGAAAGATCTTGGTATTACGGGTCTATTCCTAGCCATTGGCCATAAGCCAAATACAGACCTTTTCAAAGGTATGTTGGATATGAATGAGACAGGGTATTTGATTACACAGCCAAACACGACCTATACTAATATTCCAGGTGTCTTTGCGGCCGGAGACGTGCAAGATCACGTATACCGCCAAGCCATCACGGCAGCCGGTACAGGCTGTATGGCAGCTATTGATGCTGAAAGATGGTTAGAAGCTCAAGGTTCTCACTAA
- a CDS encoding response regulator yields the protein MKDKRINTKDLVDKIEKMTKARIASQDVVSLDQFREAKKKLDPKVILVIEDDETMRLAMKRILETEGYVTKLAADATELSTALDDHPVDLILMDVGLPWVNGFELAQLLKDHRDLKKIPLVFVSGKATEDDMKKAFEIGADDYIKKPFDVEKLKKTVQTLLKLNE from the coding sequence ATGAAGGATAAAAGAATCAACACGAAGGATTTAGTCGATAAAATCGAGAAGATGACGAAGGCGCGCATCGCAAGCCAAGACGTTGTCTCTTTAGATCAATTTCGTGAGGCGAAGAAGAAACTTGATCCCAAAGTGATCTTGGTCATCGAAGATGACGAGACCATGCGTTTGGCGATGAAGAGAATTCTAGAAACTGAAGGTTATGTGACAAAGCTTGCCGCTGACGCCACGGAACTTTCTACGGCCTTGGATGACCATCCGGTTGATTTGATTCTGATGGATGTAGGTCTTCCGTGGGTGAACGGTTTTGAACTGGCTCAGCTTCTGAAAGACCACCGTGATCTTAAAAAGATTCCGTTGGTTTTCGTTTCTGGCAAAGCCACCGAAGACGACATGAAAAAAGCTTTCGAAATCGGCGCTGATGACTATATCAAAAAGCCTTTCGACGTCGAAAAGCTTAAGAAAACTGTTCAGACACTTCTTAAATTGAACGAGTAG